DNA from Magnolia sinica isolate HGM2019 chromosome 19, MsV1, whole genome shotgun sequence:
TGAGCGCTGATTatcataaccatctgatcaatggcctcAAATATGGATGGTCAAAATCATTTGTACAAAATAGGTTTAATAAACAATTCAATAGTATGATTCCAATTAATCACTAATGTTAGAAATAGTGACCATATGATCTATGGGAAGTAAAAAGGATGGCGATAAAACAAGGAGGAATCTAGGAGGGTTTGATTATcaaatcagtctgattttttgcATGGTAGATCTTAAAAAGTGTTTTATACTTGATTGGCAGTTTAGATTGATTTAAAAGGCATTTCCTCGGTAATTGATGCTCTAGCATTGTAATAAATGCTactcaaatccatggatttgtagtTTTGTTCCCATACAATGGACTTTAGAATTTATAAAATCTTAAGCcaatgcaaatatatatatatatatatatatatatatgataagttCATAAATTTACCAAATTCACATTCTCATTTCCTTGATCCCCAACAAGGTCTAAGAGCATTACTTATTAGGTTTGTGTTGCTAGGTTGAGTCTCAGGCTCtagtttattttgaaaatagtTCAAGAAGGCAAGTAACTCATTTCGAGTCACTTGACTCAAAGTCTTCTTCAACCGGGACTAAGGGCcagtttgggagcgtggatttggaaccccctggattcggaacccccaggaatagaaaccccctggattggcaatcctcccagtgtgtttggcaccctggagtgtgaatcaactttaattcaaaaatacttatgcatggtatatttataggggtttgaatttaattaccaaatcaactttaatatccctaattagtgagatatataatttttgacactatggttgtgataagcccgctgaaatatatattttacctgaaaatgatgaaatttcaagtcttagACGAACCGCAAgcgcacaagatcatgtctgagtgactaaccaacgatttttaatcgttgattaatatagagaatgtttggatggtgttgatcatcattaatgggtcatgtgcccaatagaatgatagtgtacagtgacacacatgttacacctgcaactattgaaataattttaggtatAATCTAAGCTCTCCCTGTGGATTACAAATCCCCTAAAAGAGGAGATAAcaaccccctagatttgaaacccttagttactttatgctgccaaataattaaggggatttgaaaccccctccaatccatgataccaaacaacccctaagttTTTGATATAAGAAAAAgttagaaacaatcacataaattGTTAGAGTCAAAAGAAATCCAGTTAAAAAGTTTGATTAAGGGTTTAGAGAGCATCACAGTTAAATGGCCATCACTTTGTGATTGGTTATCCATTTTGCATATATAATATATCGTTGGAAAGACATCAACGAATTCTATATCCTAGCCAATGCCAAAAGCCATTGGCCCTAAACtgttttcaaaactaaaatcattttaaggtttgatttTAAGTTTAATATTAAATTTTATTGTTTTTAGTAAATTATAGTTTTTGTTATTTTAGGTTTTGGATAGTcctataatatataatttaaagATTTAATTTAGAAgttgtttaatatatatatatatatatatatattgtaaagtttattattttagaaaatatTCGAATTTAGAGTTTAGGACTTATAAACAGATTTttatcaataatatcaatttATATCTCCTTGTAGATTTATAGAGTATTCTTAAGAGAAGGTGGTGATCTCTTTTCTTTATCCATGTACTCACCATGTTTGTTTCGAAATAACTTGGCTCAAGATCtcgttgagtcgactcggtttgtTTTTTAGTTGAGTGTGTAAGTTCTAGAACTATGATGCGGTTTGTTTTTTAGTTGAGTGTGCAATAGTTCTAGAACCATGATGCAACTCAGATTTTCAGTTTGTATAATCAGGGCCCATGATTCATTGATCCAGATGCTTTCCATATGTAGGCCGCACGATGTGCTATAGGCTATGCTACAAAAGAAAAAGGACCTTTCAGTTTGTGGCCGGCAAATATACGGTTACCCACGGGATGTAacagtggtccacattcaactttaAAAGGCCAAATTTGGGTGACTATGATCCTTCCATCTGGACCGTTTTTCGCTCATTTAACCACTGGTCTGGATCACTAGCccaacttgtacaaactgaaaattggattttaaatgctgatggtgggccatgtatgatAATGCACAATACTCACCACAAGGGTAACACCAACGATGACAATCAAGGAGTTAGGAGATGGTAGCACTGGTATCCATTGCCCTTGTTTGTTGAGAACTTCCAATCCATTCACCTCATCTTGAAACAGTATGGTCAGGAAGTTTGAATCGGCATGTGCACCAAGACCTTCAATGCGGCTCACCCCATTTAAAGGATGCTTGTAATGCATCATTCGAACATGGCAATCCAACGTCTCCATCAGACCGTCATGATACTTCTCCACGCCCAGGTTCTCTAAAACCATCCTACTTACAATCCCTCCAAACTCACTCAGCTTCTTAAGAAACAAGTAGACTGCTTCACTAAACAAATTAAAAACAAGTAGAATATTTTAAGTTAGATGAAAAGAAAAGCAATAACCCAATAAGATTTCCTTGGTGGGTGTGGGGTCCTCTTGGGTCAAGTGGGCCATCTGTGGTTTGTtagactgtgtgtgtgtgtgtgtgtggtatgTATACttgtatgggaaatggtactatgaggtcaacctcatgggaacttcccatgggggccagctgtgtgggccccaacttgatgtttgttgaacatcaacaggccatgcatttgatgggtgccctaGTTTATGGGAtacaccaaaaatcaaccgtacatggaacttaggtgggccataccatctaaattaAACCATGTGATAACattcttaaaacatataaaagcacttgtctggggtcacctgagttttggatgcagctgaaccTTGGTTTGACACCtcctccaagtgggacacacataatggatgggctggacttgtgaaccacatctaagtgggcccaataaatgattatgaatgttttaatgggagcgtaactcctctcaactgttgtatgtggtgtggcccactcaagtcatggttgacttgatttttaagcctgtggcccaccatggaatggtgcatatgaccgatggggtagatgtttgatggatatcacggtggggtccacatagcttgacctcatggaaagATCCCAATGAGGTCGAGTACCATTTCCCTACTTGTAtttggcatttttttttctttatttatttatttatttattattttttataacacatgcacacacgccaccacacactcacgcctgaGTGGGATTTCATGGGTACTTGAatccttttttcttaaaatttatttatttaacacacgcacacgcaccaccacacactcacgcgttagtggaatttcaccacctatgggtacgtgaacccttgaccaggcgttgaaactcctaagagtctaccaccggagcaagagcaaggacccgaaATAACTTGTATGTGGCATCTATAGTTGTATATATCCAAGTATTCATTGTCTCCATAATCATACAGTTTTTCAATTATCTCCGTGATTTCTCTGTAACACGGCATCAGAGCAGGATATTTTCTTGGCCATTGAAACAATACATATCATCTATACAAGATACACTCTAACATGCATGTCCACCCAATGGCTGATTGATTGGGAAGTTCCAGCTGTGGTTTGCAGATAGCTCAAAAATTGTCTTAGATCACATGATCGCCATCGTCTCATTAATCAGTGGCTGTGATCATCCAATGAGGTCAATTTTAGAAAGACAGTGATTAGTGATCGTGGAGGGTTGGGGACCACCACAAGTCCCTCTGAGGAATTCATGATGTAATACAATGAGCAAAtagcatttttaaaaaataagatatgCAAATATTTCCATGTAACAAAGCAACGGTCCACCTTCAATGGTCACAGGTCTTCCTAATTTACAAACTGAAATAATCTAaccgttgatttattttttttaagtccATGGCCAATCACAGTGCTGACTAGGAGATGAACATCCTAGACCATCCTGATCATGTGGGTGGGTCTCAATACAAACATACCCAGCCAGAGAATAAAGCAAGTCCATTGATAAAGTGGGTCACAAGTGTAAGCTTGAGTATAGGTGGGTGGTCATCATTTCTAACGGCCAATTTTTCTCACAGGTAGGTGGCCCACTTCAGGAGTGGCTAGATCACCTAGTTTTTGGGCTATGGTGTATTTGCAGTGGGGCACCAGATGACTATCTTTGGTAAGGTACCTGGTGGAATTGAGTGGGTAAGTTTATGTTATTAGTTGCTATTTGTTGTTTATCTATTAATCAGAGTAGGAAAAGAATTCAAAGGAGTATCATAGAAGTTAGAAAGTTCAGCCATATCTAACGGTCCAAATCTCTTGATTTCCTTCTCACTGGATTTCCTTGTTCTTGCAATGAATTAATTTGGtatttgatattttgattatctTCGTTTTCTATCGTTATTGATTGATAAACCTCcatagctttgctaagcccatgcATGCAAAAGGTAGCCTACAGGTAcaagatcctagccgtccatcaggtgggtcccactaaagaTGTATTGCTCAAAAATTCAAGCCTATTCACTTGTTTGTGGAATAAACTGATGGCTGAAAAGACTTGGTAAATATTCCTTTTTGGGAGGTCTATGATTGCTAGACTTATATCATGCAATAGGGTTGAGGTCTCTGATTTGGTATGAGTGTTGGACCTAATGGACCCCACATTGGCTGACTGTGATCCCCTCCGTTTATTGTGGGCCATTCTTTACTACCCATCTATTGCACTCCATAACCTCAGTCAACAAGCAATCATTGTATGCATCTCAATCTCGAGAGTTTATAAGATTATTGCCTGCTTAATCCAAACCTTACTCTGATACAAATAGTATAAAGAGTGTGAAGATAAAAGAGAGAACATTTACCATCTTATTCCCAAAAATAACCCCTTGAACCTAcaaggattttttaaaaaaaaaatctataaaacgAGGAAGAAAAAATGATATTATTAATGAAAAAAGTTGTCGATCTACATCATTAATAATGGAATTAAATAAGCAAAAGGTGCCCTAGACGTTGAATATGACTTAAAtttgaaaactttttcaaaatagtaaaaattatatatatatatatatatatataagtgaaaGGCATCTATTCTTAACTAAACTTGTAAAAGACTCTTAGATGGCTAAAACCAAGAGGAGTTGGACTCTTAAAATCCTAAACTCTTAGATGGCTAAAACGAAGAGGAGTTGGACTCTTAAAATCCTAAAATActaaaaatataatttattaaaaataataaaggcACATTTGGAGATACTTACTCAAAGGAGAGTTTCCAAAGAAATGAGTTTTAGGCCTGCTTTTTCCATGAACCCAAGTCAGTGTTTTAGCACCCATTGGATCGACTGGCAGCTCAGAAGATAGTtcacgaagcatatccaaacgcACGTCATCATCGACATTTGCATTGAAAGGATGTTTAGGcctcaaacaagccctaagtttCAATAGAAATGTGATTTTGAACTAGAAAATGACATTTTTCAGGGCCAACTAGCTTTGTTAGTTCCTATATTGAAGGGTTTATCAATAGCTTTCTAACAACATATTACATGTGTAAAATATTACCAGTAACAGTGTTATGGTCATAGCCTATTACCAGGGGAGTGGATAGGCCTGGATTTTGCGTTATGATGTATTGTGTTCACGGTGGGGCCTATCTGAAGACTCTCTTTGTGATAATGCTTACTTGTGAGATTGAGTGTGTATGTTTAGATTATTAGTTGCTATTTATTATTGATCTATTAATGAGAATCAGTTCTTTAGTTTAAGCTATACACAAGTTGAGTAGGAAGAGAATTGGTGGCAAAACGCAGGTACAAGATCCTAGCCTTCCATCTGGTGGATCCCACTGAATATGCATTGCCCCAAAAATAGGCTAGTCCACTTGTTTGCGAAACAAATTGATGGCTGAAAAAACGTGGCAAATGTTCCTTTTTGGTGGTCCGCCAATTCataacaatgtggcccacctgaagtgcAAACCAAATCATATAAATGGTCagacccatctgatggacggcttggatattgctCCTGTGTGCCACACTGGCACAAGTAGTGTTGTGTAGATGGCCTTATGCAAGCCTGTGGCCTTAGCAAACCTCTAAATTGCTTAGTGGACCTATTTTTGTGCTAATGATGTTCACCGTCCATATTAAaagccattgatcaaatgattaTATTTTTCAAATAAGTTGGgcctaatgaacggtccagatcaatggattggaccaaGTGTCCCAGTGCAAGTAGTagtactataacttatagtgctatcAGAGCACTGGTGCATTTCTCTTATGTAAAACCATGTTCAAATATTCACCTGAAATCTGGATTCCCTTGAGGCCACAAAACGTTGGTAAAATCCTCCACCCCTTGAAGTGAATCTGCACCGTTGATTCCTAAGCTTTCGAGATTTGTGAATGGCCTATGTGGACCGTTGTATCCACTTAATGGATCTTCGTAAACGTTCTTTCGCTTGGTCTCCACAGGGAGTGCGAAGACCTCTTTAATCTTTGGAAATAAAAGCTGGCGATCGGCCAcagaggtgggccacaaggcctcAAAGCACCCAAATTCcctagcagcatggcccacctcgGCACTCAACTGGGCCCATGATGGTGTTCCAGGCTCTAATCCATCTCCATAGAAATCTAAGACAGGGATTGATGTTGTTTTGGATGCCATTTCCCTGCtactttgttttaaaaaaaaaaaaaaaaaaaaggtctatgAGAGATCAAAGAGGAAAGAGAAATTTTGAACAAGGCATTCTTCATATTGCAGTAATGAAAAGCTTCATGTTAAACTATAAGAGATTACATTATGaaaattgtaatttatttatttcattgagaATAAAATGAACATATAAAGTCGTGTGAAATTTGTGTAGATCTTTAGATGTCTTAATAGATAcacactttttttaaaaaaaggaaatcaCATCTTAACCAAAATAATTAAGAAATAGCATAATTTAGAAAGATTGCGTTAATCTACTCCAACACTTCATGTGATCAAAATTGTCTGCAGTTGTTGGGGCATAGCCCATTTATCCCATTGTCGGGATCATGATAATAGCTTGATTTTGATGGTTTAGATCATAGTTTAaatactcaaaaaaaaaaaaaaaaaaaaaaaaaaaaaatcaaccctAGTTGTCTAAGTTAACTCAATCCATTTGTTCACCAAGACtagtgaagaaaaaaaatggagacTTCCAAAGATACTCAGTTGGCCTTAACAAAACTCTGGAAATTAACTCTAGAATCTGAGTCATCAATATTAATGTATTCGTATATTTTAACTATTAAatgttgccaaaaaaaaaaaaactctgaatTAAAAAGCTCATCTAAGTAACTTGACTCTGGCTTAAccaagtttttgaatttttaaaccaTGGTTTAGATTTATGTGCTTGTACATAAATGTGACAAATATCActcagattttcaaaatctcacaatgttttttgtaaaaaaaaatggatcaaaTGATATCATGGTATCATGGCAATAATATCGtgatatattaaaaaattcagcAGCTTTTTTTTCGTTATCAAAGTCATTTAACTGTTTAAATAAATGATTTTAtttagattttatatttttaaaatcataACTCATTGACCatatcaacctatgtaataaacTATTAGATAGAGCCAACCTATGTAATGGACTATTACATTGCTCTTGTGGAAGTGTTATGCTCTCATTGTCGGTCCCCAACCTAGATGAAGGAGAAGGGTTGCATCAAGTTGgcaacatacatcaaacttgagCCAAAACCTCTAACATGAATCTAAATAGTATGACATTCCAAGTGTATGTTAGGGTGTTCCTTATAAGTGACACATTGCATTGGAACCCTGGTGCATTGAAAAATGGACAAGGGTTGACTAGGGTGTCCTTGCAACGTTGCTTGGTTATTGTGAAAAGTATACAAGGGTTTCTGTACCATTCTAAACACATGCATGTAAAGAAGCTAGTATAAGAGAATTAAATTTTTCTTGTC
Protein-coding regions in this window:
- the LOC131234559 gene encoding 2-oxoglutarate-dependent dioxygenase AOP2-like; this translates as MASKTTSIPVLDFYGDGLEPGTPSWAQLSAEVGHAAREFGCFEALWPTSVADRQLLFPKIKEVFALPVETKRKNVYEDPLSGYNGPHRPFTNLESLGINGADSLQGVEDFTNVLWPQGNPDFSEAVYLFLKKLSEFGGIVSRMVLENLGVEKYHDGLMETLDCHVRMMHYKHPLNGVSRIEGLGAHADSNFLTILFQDEVNGLEVLNKQGQWIPVLPSPNSLIVIVGVTLVAWANERIHAPLHRVSMIGEKDRYSMALFMMSKAGKMVRTPEELVDEQHPLIFKPFDYFKFRRMYLSEFERFNLSNPSEACLAALKEYAGI